A stretch of the Elephas maximus indicus isolate mEleMax1 chromosome 3, mEleMax1 primary haplotype, whole genome shotgun sequence genome encodes the following:
- the LOC126071521 gene encoding olfactory receptor 10J3-like has protein sequence MQAITVGQIDKLFRPRPPSVPKANSTLVIEFLFEGFSSFGWQHRIVFFVVFLTLYLLTVSGNVIIVTIIHLDRHLHTPMYFFLSMLSISETCYTVAIIPRMLSDLLSPHQCIAIQECATQHFFYLTFGINNCFLLTAMGYDRYVAICNPLRYSIIMGKRSCVHLASGSPGIGLSMAIIQVTSVFGLPFCDDFVVSHFFCDVRPLLKLACADTTVNEIINFVVSVCVLVLPMGLVFISYVLIISTILKIASAEGRKKAFATCASHLTVVIIHYGCASIIYLKPKSQSSLGQDRLISVMYTVITPLLNPVVYSLRNKEVKDALCRAVGGKPLPT, from the exons atgcaagccatcacagtaggaCAAATTGACAA GCTTTTCAGACCTAGACCTCCCTCAGTACCAAAGGCAAACTCCACTCTTGTGATTGAATTCCTCTTTGAAGGTTTTTCCAGCTTTGGGTGGCAGCACAGGATTGTATTCTTTGTTGTCTTTCTAACTTTGTATCTGCTGACTGTCTCTGGAAATGTCATCATTGTGACCATCATTCACCTGGATCGTCATcttcacactcccatgtacttcttcctgagCATGCTGTCCATTTCTGAGACCTGTTACACTGTGGCCATCATCCCTCGAATGCTGTCTGACCTCCTGAGTCCTCACCAATGCATTGCCATCCAAGAGTGTGCCACACAGCACTTCTTCTACCTCACCTTTGGCATCAACAACTGTTTCCTGCTCACTGCCATGGGgtatgatcgctatgtggccatctgcaatcCCCTACGGTATTCCATCATCATGGGTAAGAGGTCCTGTGTCCATCTGGCATCTGGGTCACCGGGAATCGGGCTGAGTATGGCCATCATTCAGGTAACATCTGTGTTTGGCCTGCCCTTCTGTGATGACTTTGTTGTCTCTCACTTTTTCTGTGATGTGCGACCCCTGCTGAAGCTGGCCTGTGCAGACACCACTGTCAATGAGATCATTAACTTTGTGGTCAGTGTCTGTGTTCTTGTTCTACCCATGGGCCTGGTCTTTATCTCCTATGTCCTCATCATCTCTACTATCCTTAAAATTGCCTCAGCTGAGGGTAGAAAGAAGGCTTTTgccacctgtgcctcccacctcacAGTGGTCATCATCCATTATGGGTGTGCCTCCATCATCTACCTTAAGCCCAAGTCCCAGAGTTCCCTGGGGCAAGACAGGCTCATTTCAGTGATGTACACTGTCATCACTCCCCTACTGAACCCTGTTGtgtacagcctgaggaacaaggaggTTAAAGATGCTTTGTGCAGAGCTGTGGGGGGAAAGCCCCTCCCCACTTAG